The following are encoded in a window of Variovorax paradoxus genomic DNA:
- a CDS encoding YdgA family protein yields MSKKAVLGVLAAAIAVAYGGSTWWAGTQIKSSYDVALGELPQQTALVRVIERSYERNFFGAVSTVTLELGCPAEAEAATAPAASAPAAAPAADTTDVAQATTEGDEEEPTEDDSDAKATPPKPVRITFRDTIRHGPFAGGTLAAAVIDSELVLDAKAQAEAEKLFGKAKPVTAHTKVGFGGGFTSDLTVAPAKLAEEGKGEFAWQGAQARLDMDAARTRLRYDMTMPGMDINTASKGVQVKVGKFTAKADMDGSAGWLLATGKSEGRLDSFELNAPKGLMPGGEGAAPAKSIKVLLQNVDLIAEATIKDGLYASEGAFKGKGKVNETAIDKFEIASSARRIQAAGYKKLADAWLQSTDGAGCGQRSKGQKDAMQALIKQLAPDLKAMAKHSPEAGLDRMLIEIGGQSAEISYSVALVGVTDEDLKLPGNTLLLQRGVLKANARVPVKWIEKLAETGAESGQTPPPEMVAGLIEQAEENGYVKRAGDDVVSQVEFSEGQLKLIGKPVGSPLGK; encoded by the coding sequence TTGAGCAAAAAAGCAGTATTGGGAGTCCTGGCCGCGGCCATCGCCGTCGCCTATGGCGGCAGCACCTGGTGGGCCGGCACGCAAATCAAATCGAGCTACGACGTCGCCCTGGGCGAACTGCCCCAGCAGACCGCGCTGGTGCGCGTGATCGAACGCAGCTACGAGCGCAACTTCTTCGGTGCCGTGAGCACCGTGACGCTCGAACTGGGCTGCCCGGCCGAGGCCGAAGCCGCCACCGCCCCTGCCGCATCGGCACCCGCCGCCGCGCCGGCCGCGGACACGACCGACGTCGCGCAGGCCACGACCGAAGGCGACGAAGAAGAACCCACCGAAGACGACAGCGACGCCAAGGCCACGCCCCCCAAGCCCGTGCGCATCACCTTCCGCGACACCATCCGCCACGGCCCGTTCGCCGGCGGCACGCTGGCCGCGGCCGTCATCGACAGCGAGCTGGTGCTCGACGCCAAGGCGCAGGCCGAGGCCGAAAAGCTGTTCGGCAAGGCCAAGCCGGTGACCGCGCACACCAAGGTCGGCTTCGGCGGCGGCTTCACCAGCGACCTCACGGTCGCGCCCGCCAAGCTGGCCGAAGAAGGCAAGGGCGAGTTCGCCTGGCAAGGCGCGCAGGCCCGCCTGGACATGGACGCGGCCCGCACCCGCCTGCGCTACGACATGACGATGCCGGGCATGGACATCAATACCGCCTCCAAGGGCGTGCAAGTGAAGGTGGGCAAGTTCACCGCCAAGGCCGACATGGACGGCAGCGCCGGCTGGCTCCTGGCCACCGGCAAGTCGGAAGGCCGGCTCGACAGCTTCGAGCTGAACGCGCCCAAGGGCCTGATGCCCGGCGGCGAGGGCGCCGCCCCCGCCAAGTCCATCAAGGTGCTGCTGCAGAACGTCGACCTGATTGCCGAAGCCACCATCAAGGACGGCCTGTACGCCTCCGAAGGCGCGTTCAAGGGCAAGGGCAAGGTCAACGAGACCGCCATCGACAAGTTCGAGATCGCCAGCAGCGCACGCCGCATCCAGGCGGCCGGTTACAAGAAGCTGGCCGACGCCTGGCTGCAGTCGACCGACGGTGCCGGTTGCGGCCAGCGCAGCAAGGGCCAGAAGGACGCGATGCAGGCGCTGATCAAGCAGCTCGCACCCGACCTCAAGGCCATGGCCAAGCACAGCCCCGAAGCCGGCCTGGACCGCATGCTGATCGAGATCGGCGGCCAGAGCGCCGAGATCAGCTACTCGGTGGCCCTTGTCGGCGTGACCGACGAAGACCTGAAGCTGCCCGGCAACACGCTGCTGCTCCAGCGCGGCGTGCTCAAGGCCAACGCGCGCGTGCCCGTGAAGTGGATCGAGAAGCTGGCCGAAACCGGCGCCGAGAGCGGCCAGACGCCGCCGCCTGAAATGGTCGCGGGCCTGATCGAACAGGCCGAGGAGAACGGCTACGTGAAGCGCGCGGGCGACGACGTGGTGAGCCAGGTCGAGTTCAGCGAAGGCCAGCTCAAGCTCATCGGCAAGCCGGTGGGTTCGCCGCTCGGCAAGTAA
- a CDS encoding CobW family GTP-binding protein: MALIPATILTGFLGSGKTTLLKRILTEAHGQKIAVIENEFGEENIDSDILVTESKEQIIQMSNGCVCCTIREDLREALQLLAAKKRQGLLDFDRVVIETTGLADPGPVAQTFFMDDEIAESYLLDSILTLVDAKHAPQQLNDRQEARRQVGFADQIFISKSELVSAEETDALIHRLKHMNPRAPQQKAHFGDVPLKDIFDLRGFNLNAKLDIDPDFLKEDDHDHHDHDHAHGEACDHPSHKHEGHGHHHHTDDDVKSFVYKADRPFDPAKLEDFLGAIVNIYGPRMLRYKGVLNMKGTERKVIFQGVHQLMGSDLGPEWGKDENRQSRMVFIGIELPREILEQGLEQCLV, encoded by the coding sequence ATGGCCCTCATTCCCGCGACCATCCTGACCGGCTTTCTCGGCTCGGGCAAAACCACGCTGCTCAAGCGCATCCTGACCGAGGCCCATGGCCAGAAGATCGCGGTCATCGAGAACGAGTTCGGTGAAGAGAACATCGACAGCGACATCCTCGTGACCGAGTCGAAGGAGCAGATCATCCAGATGAGCAACGGCTGCGTCTGCTGCACCATCCGCGAAGACCTGCGCGAAGCGCTGCAGCTGCTGGCCGCCAAGAAGCGCCAGGGCCTGCTCGACTTCGACCGCGTGGTGATCGAGACCACCGGCCTGGCCGACCCCGGCCCGGTGGCGCAGACCTTCTTCATGGACGACGAGATCGCCGAGAGCTACCTGCTCGACTCGATCTTGACGCTGGTCGATGCCAAGCACGCGCCGCAGCAGCTCAACGACCGCCAGGAAGCACGCCGCCAGGTGGGCTTTGCCGACCAGATCTTCATCAGCAAGAGCGAGCTGGTGTCGGCCGAAGAGACCGACGCGCTCATTCACCGCCTGAAGCACATGAACCCGCGCGCGCCGCAGCAGAAGGCGCACTTCGGCGACGTGCCGCTGAAGGACATCTTCGACCTGCGCGGCTTCAACCTGAACGCCAAGCTGGACATCGACCCGGACTTCCTGAAGGAAGACGACCACGATCACCATGACCATGACCACGCGCATGGCGAGGCGTGCGACCACCCCTCGCACAAGCACGAAGGCCACGGCCACCATCACCACACCGACGACGACGTGAAGAGCTTCGTCTACAAGGCCGACCGGCCTTTCGACCCGGCCAAGCTCGAAGACTTCCTGGGCGCCATCGTGAACATCTACGGCCCGCGCATGCTGCGCTACAAGGGCGTGCTGAACATGAAGGGCACCGAGCGCAAGGTGATCTTCCAGGGCGTGCACCAGCTGATGGGCAGCGACCTGGGCCCGGAGTGGGGCAAGGACGAAAACCGCCAGAGCCGCATGGTGTTCATCGGCATCGAACTGCCGCGCGAAATTCTGGAGCAGGGCTTGGAGCAGTGCCTGGTCTGA
- a CDS encoding class I SAM-dependent rRNA methyltransferase, whose protein sequence is MKTLRLKPGKERSLQRRHPWVFESAIARGGADSGETVRVESHDGNFLAWAAFGPTSKIRARAWSFDEKQRIDAAFFSTVCARAVHARGLFDLQSDGLRLVHGEADGLPGLIVDRYGDTLVAQFLSAGVERWKDVLADALLAATGLTKLYERSDASGREREGLKPVTGWLRGEGETQITIREHDWQLSLDIATGHKTGFYLDQRDSRQRFAELAQHRRFRRVLNCFCYTGGFTVAALAGLKAAGALDGASLVSVDSSKPALDRARAHLALNGFEGQGIATEFLDANVNTVLREFIDQGRTFDAIVLDPPKFAPTVLHAERAARAYKDINRLALKLLEPGGVLLTFSCSGGISADLFHKIVASAGLDAGVDGYIAERLGASPDHPMTIEFPEGEYLKGLVVVRKPL, encoded by the coding sequence ATGAAAACCCTTCGCCTCAAGCCGGGCAAGGAGCGCTCGCTCCAACGCCGCCATCCCTGGGTCTTCGAATCCGCCATTGCGCGCGGCGGCGCGGACTCGGGGGAAACAGTGCGCGTGGAGTCGCACGACGGCAACTTCCTTGCGTGGGCGGCCTTCGGCCCCACGTCCAAGATCCGGGCGCGGGCCTGGAGCTTTGATGAGAAGCAGCGCATCGACGCTGCTTTTTTTTCCACGGTCTGCGCGCGCGCGGTGCATGCGCGCGGCCTGTTCGACCTGCAGAGCGACGGCTTGCGGCTGGTGCACGGCGAGGCCGACGGCCTGCCGGGGCTGATCGTCGATCGTTATGGCGACACGCTGGTGGCGCAGTTCCTGTCGGCCGGCGTGGAGCGTTGGAAAGACGTGCTGGCCGATGCGCTGCTCGCGGCCACGGGCCTGACCAAGCTCTATGAACGCTCCGACGCCAGCGGCCGCGAACGCGAGGGCCTGAAGCCGGTCACGGGCTGGCTGCGCGGCGAGGGCGAGACCCAGATCACCATCCGCGAGCACGACTGGCAACTGTCGCTCGACATCGCCACCGGCCACAAGACCGGCTTCTACCTCGACCAGCGCGACAGCCGCCAGCGCTTTGCCGAGCTGGCGCAGCACCGGCGCTTTCGGCGCGTGCTCAACTGCTTCTGTTACACGGGCGGCTTCACCGTGGCCGCGCTCGCGGGCCTGAAGGCGGCCGGGGCGCTCGACGGGGCCTCGCTGGTGTCGGTCGATTCGTCCAAGCCCGCTCTCGACCGGGCCCGCGCGCATCTGGCGCTGAACGGCTTCGAGGGGCAGGGCATTGCCACGGAGTTTCTCGATGCCAACGTGAACACGGTGCTGCGCGAGTTCATCGACCAGGGCCGCACCTTCGACGCGATCGTGCTTGACCCGCCGAAGTTCGCGCCCACGGTGCTGCACGCCGAACGCGCCGCGCGCGCCTACAAGGACATCAACCGCCTCGCGCTCAAGCTGCTGGAGCCGGGCGGCGTGCTGCTCACGTTTTCATGCTCGGGCGGCATCAGCGCCGACCTGTTCCACAAGATCGTGGCCTCGGCCGGGCTCGACGCCGGCGTGGACGGTTACATCGCCGAACGCCTGGGCGCCTCGCCCGACCACCCGATGACCATCGAGTTCCCGGAAGGGGAGTACCTGAAGGGGCTGGTGGTGGTCAGAAAGCCGCTGTGA
- a CDS encoding tyrosine recombinase XerC: MEWIDKYLEHVRVERRLAPRTVELYAFHLRALTDHAAEANLPLDRVQTAHIRRWMAQLHSAGREPRGIALVLSCWRSFYRWLGHEGLIGFNPVQDVHAPKAGRPLPKALGVDDAVRLAELYDSEADPWTEARDGAIVEILYGCGLRVSELTGLDAQASGTARGWVDLDAMEAHVLGKGSKRRSVPVGSKAAEALRDWLAVRGERQEPALFVSARGARMSSQAVWKLLRERSLKAGLAAPVHPHMLRHSFASHVLQSSSDLRAVQELLGHANIATTQVYTRLDFQHLAKVYDAAHPRAKARPDKDGK, from the coding sequence ATGGAATGGATCGACAAGTACCTCGAACACGTGCGCGTGGAGCGTCGGCTCGCGCCGCGCACTGTCGAGCTGTATGCCTTCCACCTGCGCGCGCTGACCGACCACGCGGCTGAGGCCAACCTGCCGCTGGACCGCGTGCAGACGGCGCACATCCGCCGCTGGATGGCGCAGTTGCACAGCGCCGGGCGCGAGCCACGCGGCATTGCGCTGGTGCTGTCGTGCTGGCGCAGCTTTTACCGCTGGCTCGGCCATGAAGGGCTGATCGGCTTCAACCCCGTGCAGGACGTGCACGCGCCCAAGGCGGGCCGGCCGCTGCCGAAGGCGCTGGGCGTGGACGACGCGGTGCGCCTGGCCGAGCTGTACGACTCCGAAGCCGACCCCTGGACCGAAGCGCGCGACGGCGCCATTGTCGAAATTCTCTACGGATGCGGCCTTCGCGTGAGCGAGCTCACGGGGCTCGATGCGCAGGCGAGCGGCACGGCGCGCGGCTGGGTCGATCTCGATGCGATGGAAGCCCACGTGCTCGGCAAGGGCAGCAAGCGGCGCAGCGTGCCCGTGGGCAGCAAGGCGGCCGAGGCGCTGCGCGACTGGCTCGCGGTGCGCGGCGAGCGCCAGGAGCCGGCGTTGTTCGTGAGTGCGCGCGGCGCGCGCATGTCGTCGCAGGCGGTGTGGAAGCTGCTGCGCGAGCGCAGCCTGAAGGCGGGCCTGGCCGCGCCGGTGCATCCGCACATGCTGCGCCACTCGTTCGCGAGCCACGTGCTGCAGTCGAGCAGCGACCTGCGCGCGGTGCAGGAGCTGCTGGGCCATGCCAACATCGCGACCACGCAGGTCTACACGCGGCTGGATTTCCAGCACCTGGCCAAGGTCTACGACGCGGCGCATCCGCGCGCCAAGGCCCGGCCGGACAAGGACGGCAAGTAG
- a CDS encoding YdcF family protein, with protein MSGPSRPARRGWRRRPWLAGLCAVLLAGVLTYVAIAGVIWQRAEAALAGPLPRVADVALVLGNRAYLDGKPNPCLTGRVDQGIVLARAGRVQTLVFSGGIDVEDGRIEAEVMRDHATAEGYTGPMVLESVSSSTRANLSLSRTVLEANGVRSVIIVSEPYHLWRIERLVRASGFDQAFDVQYAAAPTSCWRRWGMLFKGALREPAAIVNNASLGYLF; from the coding sequence TTGAGCGGTCCCAGCCGTCCCGCGCGACGCGGGTGGCGCCGCCGGCCCTGGCTGGCCGGCCTGTGCGCGGTCTTGCTGGCCGGCGTGCTCACGTATGTCGCCATCGCGGGCGTGATCTGGCAGCGTGCCGAGGCCGCACTGGCCGGCCCGCTGCCGCGCGTGGCCGACGTGGCGCTGGTGCTGGGCAACCGCGCCTACCTCGACGGCAAGCCGAACCCCTGCCTCACGGGCCGGGTCGACCAGGGCATCGTGCTGGCGCGCGCCGGTCGCGTGCAGACGCTGGTGTTCTCGGGCGGCATCGATGTCGAAGACGGCCGCATCGAAGCCGAGGTGATGCGCGACCACGCCACGGCCGAGGGCTACACGGGGCCGATGGTGCTGGAGTCGGTGTCGTCGTCCACGCGCGCCAACCTGTCGCTGTCGCGCACGGTGCTCGAAGCCAACGGCGTGCGCAGCGTGATCATCGTGTCGGAGCCGTACCACCTGTGGCGCATCGAGCGCCTGGTGCGTGCCAGCGGCTTCGACCAGGCCTTCGACGTGCAGTACGCCGCCGCGCCCACCTCGTGCTGGCGCCGCTGGGGCATGCTGTTCAAGGGCGCATTGCGTGAGCCGGCGGCCATCGTGAACAATGCATCGCTCGGCTATCTGTTCTAG
- a CDS encoding DUF484 family protein, with protein sequence MTHFTHDNNAMNPITEDDIANYLSNTPDFFERHAQLLAQVQLTSPHGNRAVSLQERQAEMLREKIKALEHRLMDMVRHGTENVVIADRLQRWTKGLLTTRDPRSLPYRIAVDLQSLFLVPQTAIKVWDCGTEYLNEAYAQWVSDDVKALATSLTSPYCGLNSGFEAANWLPEPTGAASIALIPLRADAESPAFGLLVLASPDAQRFNAEMGTDFLERIAELSSGALSRLRP encoded by the coding sequence ATGACCCACTTCACCCACGACAACAACGCCATGAACCCGATCACCGAAGACGACATCGCGAACTACCTGTCGAACACGCCCGACTTCTTCGAACGCCACGCCCAGTTGCTGGCGCAGGTGCAGCTCACCAGCCCGCACGGCAACCGCGCCGTGAGCCTGCAGGAGCGCCAGGCCGAGATGCTGCGCGAGAAGATCAAGGCGCTGGAGCACCGCCTGATGGACATGGTGCGCCACGGCACCGAAAACGTGGTCATCGCCGACCGCCTGCAGCGCTGGACCAAGGGCCTCCTGACCACGCGCGACCCGCGCAGCCTGCCGTACCGCATCGCGGTCGACCTGCAGTCGCTGTTCCTGGTGCCGCAAACGGCCATCAAGGTGTGGGACTGCGGCACCGAGTACCTGAACGAAGCCTATGCCCAGTGGGTGAGCGACGACGTGAAGGCGCTGGCCACCTCGCTCACTTCGCCGTATTGCGGGCTCAACTCGGGCTTCGAGGCGGCCAACTGGCTGCCCGAGCCGACCGGCGCCGCATCGATCGCGCTGATTCCGCTGCGCGCCGACGCCGAATCGCCGGCCTTCGGCTTGCTGGTGCTGGCCTCGCCGGACGCGCAGCGCTTCAACGCCGAAATGGGCACGGACTTTCTCGAGCGCATCGCCGAGCTGTCGTCGGGCGCGCTGTCGCGGCTGCGCCCTTGA
- the dapF gene encoding diaminopimelate epimerase gives MRIRFTKMQGAGNDFVVLDETRGTLGLSAAQYRFLADRHFGVGADQILTVRPSPAAGIDFQYVIHNADGGEVEQCGNGARCFMRFVSEHGLTDKKDVRVQTLAGVIEPRMGDDGRVTVDMGAPVFEPARVPFDPAGLDPQPEGAWQTWHLALGTRAGSAIVSVAVLSMGNPHAVQVVDNVDTAPVAEQGPQIEHHPRFPQRVNAGFMQVVDRSNIKLRVFERGAGETLACGTGACAAVVAGIRLGLLDSRVDVQTHGGILTIEWQGDGRPVLMTGPATTVFEGEIDVPDISEQP, from the coding sequence ATGCGAATCCGCTTTACCAAGATGCAGGGAGCCGGCAACGATTTCGTCGTGCTCGACGAAACGCGCGGCACGCTGGGCCTCAGCGCCGCGCAGTACCGCTTCCTGGCCGACCGCCATTTCGGCGTCGGCGCCGACCAGATCCTCACGGTGCGCCCGTCGCCCGCTGCAGGCATCGACTTCCAGTACGTGATCCACAACGCCGACGGCGGCGAGGTGGAGCAGTGCGGCAACGGGGCGCGTTGTTTCATGCGCTTCGTGAGCGAGCACGGCCTGACCGACAAGAAAGACGTGCGCGTGCAGACGCTGGCCGGCGTGATCGAACCCCGCATGGGCGACGACGGCCGCGTGACGGTCGACATGGGCGCCCCGGTCTTCGAGCCGGCGCGCGTGCCCTTCGACCCGGCCGGGCTCGACCCGCAGCCCGAAGGTGCGTGGCAGACCTGGCACCTGGCACTGGGCACCCGGGCCGGCAGCGCTATCGTTTCGGTCGCGGTGCTGTCGATGGGCAACCCGCACGCGGTGCAGGTGGTCGACAACGTCGACACCGCGCCTGTGGCCGAGCAGGGCCCGCAGATCGAACACCACCCGCGCTTTCCGCAGCGCGTGAACGCGGGCTTCATGCAGGTGGTCGACCGGTCGAACATCAAGCTGCGGGTGTTCGAGCGCGGTGCCGGCGAAACGCTGGCCTGCGGCACGGGCGCCTGCGCCGCAGTGGTGGCGGGCATTCGCCTGGGGCTGCTGGATTCCCGCGTCGACGTGCAGACGCACGGCGGCATTCTCACGATCGAGTGGCAGGGCGACGGCCGGCCGGTGCTCATGACAGGACCGGCCACGACGGTGTTCGAGGGCGAGATCGACGTGCCCGACATTTCGGAACAGCCATGA
- a CDS encoding alpha/beta fold hydrolase, which yields MTTLTLRDGTELYYKDWGSGQPILFSHGWPLSADMWDAQMLFFAERGYRVIAFDRRGFGRSSQPWTGYDYDTFADDIAELIETLDLKNVILAGFSMGGGDVTRYIARKGSARVAKLALISAVTPLFMKTPDHPVGPEASLFAGIRAGLAADRPQFLDDFSTLFYGTNRPGAKVSQGVFKQTLQIALQASIKATIDCVTAFSETDFRPDMAKIDVPTLVIHGDDDQVVPFEATGKLAAEMIQGSQLKVYAGAPHATCNTHAAQVNADLLAFIQG from the coding sequence ATGACCACACTGACCCTTCGCGACGGCACCGAGCTCTATTACAAGGACTGGGGCAGCGGCCAGCCGATTCTTTTCAGCCACGGCTGGCCGCTGAGCGCCGACATGTGGGACGCCCAGATGCTGTTCTTTGCCGAGCGCGGCTACCGCGTCATTGCGTTCGACCGCCGCGGTTTCGGCCGGTCGAGCCAGCCCTGGACCGGCTACGACTACGACACCTTCGCCGACGACATCGCCGAGCTCATCGAAACGCTCGACCTGAAAAACGTGATCCTGGCGGGCTTCTCGATGGGCGGCGGCGACGTCACGCGCTACATCGCACGCAAAGGCAGCGCGCGCGTGGCCAAGCTCGCGCTCATCAGCGCGGTGACGCCGCTGTTCATGAAGACGCCCGACCATCCCGTGGGCCCCGAGGCCTCGCTGTTCGCGGGCATCCGCGCCGGGCTGGCCGCCGACCGGCCGCAGTTCCTCGACGACTTCAGCACGCTGTTCTACGGCACCAACCGCCCGGGCGCGAAGGTGTCGCAGGGCGTGTTCAAGCAGACGCTGCAGATCGCGCTGCAGGCTTCCATCAAGGCCACCATCGACTGCGTGACGGCGTTCTCCGAGACCGACTTCCGCCCCGACATGGCGAAGATCGACGTGCCCACGCTGGTCATCCACGGCGACGACGACCAGGTCGTGCCCTTCGAGGCCACGGGCAAGCTCGCGGCCGAAATGATCCAGGGCAGCCAGCTCAAGGTGTACGCCGGCGCGCCGCACGCCACCTGCAACACGCACGCGGCGCAGGTCAACGCCGACCTGCTGGCGTTCATCCAGGGCTGA
- a CDS encoding MFS transporter: protein MTEPQKSAGAFAPLRQPVFAVLWGATVLGNIGSFMRDVASSWLVTDLSASPTAVALIQTAATLPIFLLAIPAGVLSDILDRRRFLIFVQVMLGAVSGTLLVLSHTGSLTVEYLVALTFVGGIGAALMGPTWQSIVPELVPRSELKGAVALNSLGINIARSIGPAAGGLILASFGAAATYGLDVLSYVFVIAALLWWKRPAAVDSGLSENFFGAFRAGIRYTRASKELHVVLLRAAVFFLFASSVWALLPLVARQMLGGTASFYGILLGAVGAGAIGGALVMPRLRARLDADGMLLLASLLTAAVMGALVFAPPQWLAVPMLGVLGLGWIIALTTLNGVAQSILPNWVRGRGLAVYLTVFNGAMAAGSLGWGLIAQQIGVPATLVAGAVGLVVMGLVFHRVRLPAGEADLQASNHWPEPLLAEPVAHDRGPVMIQVEYRIRKEDRPAFMEAMKKLSLERRRDGAYAWGVHEHTTDAERVMEWFLVESWAEHLRQHHRVSQADADLQAEALRFHIGPGKPEVHHFLAL from the coding sequence ATGACTGAGCCTCAAAAATCCGCCGGCGCCTTCGCGCCGCTGCGCCAGCCGGTCTTCGCGGTGCTGTGGGGCGCCACGGTGCTGGGCAACATCGGCAGCTTCATGCGCGACGTGGCCAGCTCGTGGCTGGTGACCGACCTGTCGGCCAGCCCGACGGCGGTGGCGCTGATCCAGACGGCGGCGACGCTGCCGATCTTTCTGCTGGCGATTCCGGCGGGCGTGCTCTCGGACATCCTCGACCGGCGGCGCTTTCTGATCTTCGTGCAGGTGATGCTGGGCGCGGTGAGCGGCACGCTGCTGGTGCTCTCGCACACCGGTTCGCTCACGGTCGAATATTTGGTCGCGCTGACCTTCGTTGGCGGCATCGGCGCGGCGCTGATGGGGCCGACCTGGCAGTCGATCGTGCCGGAGCTGGTGCCGCGCAGCGAGCTGAAGGGCGCGGTGGCGCTCAACTCGCTGGGCATCAACATCGCGCGCTCCATCGGGCCGGCGGCGGGCGGGCTGATCCTCGCGAGCTTCGGCGCGGCCGCCACCTACGGGCTCGACGTGCTGAGCTACGTGTTCGTGATCGCGGCGCTGCTGTGGTGGAAGCGGCCGGCGGCGGTCGACAGCGGGCTGTCCGAGAACTTCTTCGGCGCGTTCCGTGCGGGCATCCGCTACACGCGGGCCAGCAAGGAGCTGCACGTGGTGCTGCTGCGCGCGGCGGTGTTCTTTTTGTTTGCGAGCTCGGTGTGGGCGCTGCTGCCGCTGGTGGCGCGCCAGATGCTCGGCGGCACGGCGAGCTTCTACGGCATCCTGCTCGGCGCGGTGGGCGCGGGCGCCATCGGCGGCGCGCTGGTGATGCCGCGGCTGCGTGCGCGGCTCGATGCCGACGGCATGCTGTTGCTGGCTTCGCTGCTCACGGCCGCGGTGATGGGCGCGCTGGTGTTCGCGCCGCCGCAATGGCTGGCGGTGCCGATGCTGGGCGTGCTCGGCTTGGGCTGGATCATTGCGCTGACCACGCTCAACGGGGTGGCCCAGTCGATCCTGCCGAACTGGGTGCGCGGGCGCGGGCTGGCCGTGTACCTCACGGTGTTCAACGGCGCGATGGCGGCCGGCAGCCTCGGTTGGGGCCTGATCGCGCAGCAGATCGGCGTGCCGGCCACGCTGGTGGCGGGCGCAGTCGGCCTGGTGGTGATGGGCCTGGTGTTCCACCGCGTGCGGCTGCCCGCCGGCGAGGCCGACCTGCAGGCCTCGAACCACTGGCCCGAACCGCTGCTGGCCGAGCCTGTGGCGCACGACCGCGGCCCCGTGATGATCCAGGTCGAGTACCGCATCCGCAAGGAAGACCGGCCGGCGTTCATGGAGGCGATGAAGAAGCTCTCGCTCGAGCGCCGCCGTGACGGTGCCTACGCCTGGGGCGTGCACGAGCACACGACCGACGCCGAGCGCGTGATGGAGTGGTTCCTCGTGGAATCGTGGGCCGAGCACCTGCGCCAGCACCACCGCGTGTCGCAGGCCGATGCCGACCTGCAGGCCGAGGCGCTGCGCTTTCACATCGGCCCGGGCAAGCCCGAGGTGCACCACTTCCTGGCGCTCTGA
- a CDS encoding DoxX family protein produces the protein MHWTLTPAVRWIALLLLCAAYLQGGLNKAMDFNAAIGEMNHFGLSPAGPLAVAVIVLELGAAALILIGFWRWLGALALGAFTLMATFVALRFWEMPVGPERFMAANSFFEHLGLVGGFVLVAWLDLKERQDD, from the coding sequence ATGCACTGGACCCTGACGCCCGCCGTGCGCTGGATCGCCTTGCTGCTGCTGTGCGCGGCCTACCTGCAGGGCGGCCTGAACAAGGCGATGGACTTCAACGCCGCCATCGGCGAGATGAACCACTTCGGCCTGTCGCCGGCCGGCCCGCTGGCCGTGGCGGTGATCGTGCTGGAGCTGGGCGCCGCGGCGCTCATCCTCATCGGCTTCTGGCGCTGGCTTGGCGCGCTCGCACTGGGCGCCTTCACGCTGATGGCGACTTTTGTCGCGCTGCGCTTCTGGGAAATGCCGGTGGGCCCCGAGCGCTTCATGGCCGCGAACTCTTTCTTCGAACACCTGGGCCTGGTCGGCGGCTTCGTGCTTGTCGCCTGGCTCGACCTCAAGGAGCGCCAGGATGACTGA